The window CTCCCTGGCGCGGAAGCTCTCCGGCGACCGGCTGGCTCACGACCTCCGTGAACACGCGGGACCCGTCACGGATGCCCTCGAGGCGATCGCCGAGACAGTCGTGCGGTTCGCGGAGCGGGCGCTCACCGAGGGCGTCTCCGGCATCTTCTACTCGATCCAGGCGGCGAGCCGCTCCGCGAATTCCGAAGAGGACTACGCCCGGTTCGGCGAGCCCTACGATCGGCGGGTGCTCGAGTCCGTGAGCGGCAAGTCCCGCCTGACGATCGTCCACTGTCACGGCGACCGGCTGATGTTCGACCGGCTCGCGTCGCTGCCCGGCCACGCGTGGAACTGGGACGACCGCGCCGCCGGCCCCGCGCTCGGCACGGTGAAGGCGATGACGGTCGGCGCCGTCCTCGGCGGGCTCGATCAGTGGAAG is drawn from Candidatus Methylomirabilota bacterium and contains these coding sequences:
- a CDS encoding uroporphyrinogen decarboxylase family protein; this translates as MKQMSRRERLQAAINREPVDRIPYAVWRHFPSVDHSSAGLAQATLRFHERYGSDFIKITPRGGYAVEAWGCVEGAELRPDGHRPCARCAVRDAADWKKIRPLDPESAPGWSEHLETIVRMGFDRRIGDAPVLPTLFSPLSLARKLSGDRLAHDLREHAGPVTDALEAIAETVVRFAERALTEGVSGIFYSIQAASRSANSEEDYARFGEPYDRRVLESVSGKSRLTIVHCHGDRLMFDRLASLPGHAWNWDDRAAGPALGTVKAMTVGAVLGGLDQWK